actggttGTCTCCCCCGTGGATTAGAGGCCATCTAGAGTCACTGGgcatgaatctttgcaaagtagatataagcttgtataggtaaacaataaagggagaacGGTGCTCAAATCGTATTGATGTATGTGTCACTTATCTGGCTAGCTCTTCAGTACTCGAGCCCTAAAAGGAGGACCCTTCTGCAGTAGGACTCCTGAGGGTAGAAGAACAGCAGGTACTGATGGCCACCACTACAGTACATCATTGACAATAGCACACAAACCGAGACTCCGTGATTCCCATACATAATATGatctgtgagctggagagccagggAGTGGTCAGTAAGACCTGTTCATGCTTCAACagtcccatctggcctgtgtgcaagtctgatggggaatggagactAACAGTTGACTATCGTGGCCTAAATGAACTTACACCACCACTGAGTGccgctgtgccggacatgttggagctacaGTATGAGCTGAagtccaaagcagtgaagtggtatgccactattgacattgccattgcatttttctccattcctctggcagcagagtgcaggcctcagtttgctttcacgtGGAGGGGAGTtcagtacacctggaactgactgccccaggggtggaagcacagtcccaccatctgtcatggactgatccagactgcactggaaaaggaggagaCTCCAGAACAGCCACAGTGcgttgatgacatcattgtatGAGGGAACATGGCACGGGAGGTTTgcaagaaaggagagagaataatccagaGTCTTCTGAAAGCAGGTTTTGCTATCAAATGAAataaagtcaaggggcctgcccagGAAATTCAGTTCCTAGGGGTGAAGTGGCAAAATGGATGCAGACAGATTCCAACAGATGTGATTAATAAACCTGCTGTGTCCCCACCAACCAGCAAGAAAGAAACACAAGCTTCACCATGggcttttggagaatgcacatccCAGAATACAGCAGATTGTAAGACCTCTCTACCTCGtgacatgaaagaaaaatgattttgagtggggccctgagcaacagcaagcctttgagCAGATCAAGCACAAGATTGCCCATATAGTAGCATTTAGGCCtgtcaggacaggacaggatgtgaagaatgtgctctacacCACAGCCAGGGAGAATGGtccgtcctggagcctctggcagaagggacctggggacacctgaggaCGACCTCTTGGATTTTGGAGTCCGGCATACAGAGGATCTGAGGCCAGCAACACCCCAACTGAGAAAGAGATTCTTGCAGCCTATGAAGGGgttcaagctgcctcagaagtgaCTGGCACTGAAGCTCAGCTCCTTCTGGTACCCTGACTacagtgctgggctggatgtttaaaggaaaggttccctcaaTATATCATGCCACAGATGCTGCCTGGAGTAAATGGATGCCCCTCATATCACAGTGAGCTCGAATAGGAAACCCAAATcaccctgggatcttggaagtCATTGCAAACTGGTCCAAAGAGCTTTTGATAATCATCAGAAGAGGAAGAACAGGTgacgtgctgaggaagccccatcATATAACCAGCTACCGGAGAGTGAAAGATGGTGCACCTTCTTCACTGATGGATCCTCCATGTTGTAGGGACCAGTAGGAAACGGAAAACAGCTGTATGGAGCCCTATGTGGTgagttgcagaagctactgaaggagaaggtggatccaGCTAGACTGCAGAGTTGAAAGCCGTCCAGCTTTGGACATTGCTGTGTGAGAGAAGTGGACAACACTCTACCTCTACCCTGACTGGTGGATGGTAGCAAATGTGCTGGgggtggctggaaaggtggaaaaaggCCAAATGCAGGGTAGAGGAAAAccagtctgggctgctgaagaatgGCAAGACATCGCTGCCTGGGTAGAGAAGCTGACTGTTAAAGTCTGTGATGTGGACATCCACATGCCCAAGAGTCAGGCTAATGAGGAGCACTGCAACAATGAAAAGGTGGATCAGGCTGCAAAATCGAGGTGTTACAGagaggtttggattggaaacACAAGGAGAAGTCATTCCTAGCTCAATGgacccatgatgcctcaggtcagcagggcagagatgccTATAAGTGGGCACAAGACCGAGGGAAAGATTTAAACATGGACAGTGTCTTGCAGGTTATCCATAATTGTGAGACATGCTGATAAGACAAGAGGCAATAGCTTTACAGTGACAGAGGGTGGCTCTGCACATGTCTTCCCCAAGAAGCTGCAGGATGCCCtaccatgtattttttttccccaacatgTATATTGTGGGGTTGAATAAATGGGTATAAAATCTTGGAGTGAATTTGTACAGTTTGGAGATGATTCACTGATTAGCGAGTTGAGATAAGAAGGTTCTTGCCCATCCTGTGGTGATGATGTGCAGCACTCAGGCACACAAGCACACCAAGCTGCAGTTTCAGTCTGTGCAGCTGGCTCTCTGATTGCCCCTTCTCTCCACTTGCCAGGCTTGTACAGCCCTCTCATCTTCCTCGACTCCTCCCTTTCTCTGCCCTTGTCTCCTCCCAAATCTGGAGCCAAGCTGAGGGATCTTTTCCCCCTGGCTCCCAGGCTGGCCCCTCCTGTGAACAGACTTGGTGTTGCAGCTGCTGTTGGCCCACTCACCCTGGCCTTCCATGGCATTCCTGGGGTGCTCTCCTACTGTTCCTGCCAGGTTCCTCTCCCCAGAATGACCCCAGCCCTTCCTTTGAGTATCTCTGAAGTGTGACCACCTGGCACATCAATGCCCCTTTAGTACTCATGAAATCTGGCTGTGCCTAGGGCACTGGCACTCCTGTCAGGAGCCAGCAGTTTCCCTGGTCAGGTGTTTCCCAGGTGTGGTGTTCCCTTAGCCCAGGCTCATACCCTGGGCCCTAATGCCCAGCCCATGTGCCTTTGAGCACCACCCCCAAGGTGTCTGCTCTTTTCCTATCCTCTTGCTAGGCTTGATGTACCAGgttcctgcagcccatggtggcTGAGAGCACTCTCCTCTCTGCCCAGGCACTTGGGAGCTCTTTGGAGCCACTCTGTCCCTTTGTGCCCAATGGCTCCTTCTGCAGGTGCTGAGCGTGGCAGTCCTTGCCTTgcccaggagttggacttgcaCTGAAAAGATGGCTCCCTGTGAACAAAGGTAACTTTATTTCAACAACTAAATCAACTCCAGTGTCTGCCTGTACACAGGAGACGAATAAGCAGAGGACAAAGCAGGTTtatgacactgaggctgccttTGGATCAGCAGGCATTGCCCCAGCGACAAACACTTGCTGTGCAATGCAGCACACTCTGGATGCTGTTTGTCCTGCTGCTCAAGAAGCCTTTTCAACATTCATTGTGCCAATGTGGACCAGGATCCAGTTATAGAAGTACTGAGTGGAGGTGTAGATTCCAGGCCGCCTTGCTCTGCCACAGCTTTTTCCCCAGCTGGTCACTCCAATGACCCACCAGTAGTCAGCGTTGTTGTCTTGGCACATGAGAGGACCACCGCTGTCACCCTGCAGGGGAGCAGACAGGATTAAGGTGGTGTTGGTGGTCCCTGTCAGCACTGGGGCTGTCTCCTTGTCTCCCACAGTGCCTGTGCCAGAGCTGCATTCCGGGCAGAGCCAGGCACTGCTCAGGGACTGGAACATCCAGAAACCCATCTGCAAGAGGCTTGGGGTCCTGTAAGGGTAGTGCTCTCTGTCCTCTCTGCACAGGGCTCCTGGATGTGCAGAGGATGGATATTTGGCACCTGGACCTCTGGGTTGCCAAGAACACTAGCTGGGCTTTCTGGCACAAGGGGGGCCCTGGGCAAGCAGGTGTGGCTGGGGAGTGTGCGGGAAGCCCCCACAGCGGtggggagccggggctgggagGGCGACTGAGTGGCCGGGCAGAGCAGGCCCTGGGCTGTGTTGGGGCGGTGCTGCCCGGGCTGCCCGCGCTGCTGGGGGCTGAGTGGCTCGTGGCTCGCTCCTACCTGGCAGGTGTCGATGGTGCCCTGTGGGTAACCAGCACACAGGTTGTAGGGGTGGACATCGCCTGCGTACCAGCGGCTGCTGTTGCAGAGCTTGGTATTGATGAGCTGGACCTTGGCCTCCTGCAGCTGATCGCTTGATTTTTGATCTGTGAGTAAAGAAAGGCATGagcccccagcagctccttgcccgttctcctcccctttcttGGGGGATGGATCCCATTCCCTAGGGCTTGCTTTGCCTCTGCAGAAGCTCTGTGTCTCTGTTGCCTGCCTCTGGGGACAAGACCCGGTCCATCTCTGCAGAGGCATATGTCCCACAGCCTGACTTTGGCTTCTGCTGTCGGGAAGCCCAagctgtgtccccagtgtgCTGAGCTGGCTCAGGAATCCCTCTTGGGAACTCACCATTTGCACTGGTGGCTCCCCAGCCAGCAATCCAGCAGTTATGCGCGTGTGACACTGATACTCCTAGGATAGCATCAGCCACACAGGCCAGCTGGATGTAGGAACTGCACAGGACAGGCTTGTTCAGTTCCAGCAAGGCAATGTCATTGCTCATGTCATGTCTCTTATATTGATCATGACGCAGTAGCTTCTTAATTCGGCGCACTTCTGCACCAGGGCCCGGCTGAGTCAACTGGGTGGCCCCAAGCACCACGTACAGGGTACTGACATTACTGGAAGGCAGATGGAGAGAGGGCtgagagggagcagagccatgcaccacagcagcccagcagctgccagaCCTCTGTGTGGCATGGCAGAGAGGGAGCAGTGCTCTGGCAGGTGTGAGTGCCCTCCCAAACCTTAGGGTGGGGGAATGTTGAGCTGGAGGCTGCTAAGAAGCCTTGGCATCAGCCCAGGCTTCTTTTCTTCTCAGCAGTGTGGAAGTGGGGATGACTGAGAGCAAAGGGGATGGGAGTAGCAGGTGGTGCTGCCAACAGGGCACCTGCTGATGTTGTGGAGatgtccccattccctgccccttCTTACAAAACGAAGTCGAAGCAGTGGGCTGCTGTTAGGACCCACTTGGCTCTGATGAGGGATCCTCCACATAGATGCTTTGTGCCTGCCACCCTGGGAAGCTGGATGCTGACGATCCAGGGCCAGGCTCCTGGCTTGGCATCTGTGCCACCCACGACGCGTGTCATGCTCAAGCCATGACTTCTGTTCGCAGAGTCAGACACCATGGATCTGAGGCCGCAAGTCCATCTGCAAGCAGAAAGTCATTTCCATGCTGCTCCATGGCCTGCTGTGGCTCAGGCTGAAGCTCAGCCCTCTGCCCTCCCCACAAGGGCTTGCacgcacagcagcccagggaagccCATGCGGTGTGCGTCTGTCCGTGCCAGCACCTGGCTGCTGGCAAGGAGCTGAGGCTTCCCCATGGCGGGTGGGAAGCTGTGGCCCGGCCATGGGAGACAGGCAGGGCCCCCTCCAGGGAAGGCCCCAAGTGTTGGCCTGGCTCCCTCCCAGGGCCTGGGGCCACTTACCCACAGTTGTCCCATGTGCCGTGCGCCAGCCCGGCAGCGGTCAGCAGGACGAGGAGGCCGAGCCAATTCATGGCTGCCTGAGGCACGTGTCAGCTGCAAGCACTGAGGGATccgtgcagcagcacagccacagccgCAGTGCCCGCAGCAGCCGCGCTGCCCGTGGTGCCCTCGGCCCTGGGGCTGATGTCACAGAGGGCTGGGTTCCGTGTCCTGGGCACTGCGGCCTGTGGCCCGGGGGCCCACTGGGGGAGGGGCAACATCGAATGGAGGagccatagaatggtttgggctggaagggaccttggagATCATTGAGGTCTCACCCCGCTGCCATGGTCAGGTGAAAACAGGCTCTGGACCGAGTTGTCCAGAGCCTGGCTCAGAAGCTGTCCTTGAAGACTTTGAGGAAAGAGGCATCCACAGCTACTCTGGGAAACCCATGCTAGTGTCTCATCAGCGTCACCatcaagaattccttcccaatagcTCATCTCAAGCTACCCTCTGTCACTGTCAAGCCACTGCCCCATGTCCTATCAGTACCTGCCCTTGGAAGAAGGCTCTCTGCAGCTTTCTTTAGGCCCCTCTTCTTGCGGGATGAGGCTGGGCAGTCCCCGGgacaggcagctgctgaggaacccatttggggcagggagctgggtgTGCCGCTGCAGTGCCAGCTGCAGATTGAGCTCTGGCTGGGGGGAGCCCGGGACCAGGGGCCGTGAGCTGCCCAGCCTTTGCATAACCGAGGGCACGGGGAGCTGAGGTGCCAGCCAGGGATTTGAATGGACactgagagctgcagcaggagctggtggcTCTTTATGGAATGAGACATCTGCGAGTCTGCTGGGGAAATCCCGGGGCTGAACGGGTATGGAAACCTGCTCGGACTGGGTGAGAGTGGCGTGTGTAGGGAATCAAACGGGGCACACATTGGCTCGCTGGAGCTGGCCATGCCTCCAGAATGGTCTCACAGGGGAGGGGAGTTCCCTCAGCACTTTGGCAGCCCAGATgggacccaagggcaggactgCTGGAGCCTCCCTCCTCCAAAGATCCAACTACTGGCAACAGGTGAGTTCTCCTGGGATCTTTAgagcaggaaggagccacaggggGAGTGTTACAATTCCATGCGCAGATTCCATGTAAATTATAAGGGTGGATTTGAGCCTCTCTATTTGTGTGGTATTTGGTGCAGATTTGGTGAAATCACTGGTACCATGTGGAGCACGGGTGCGCAGCATGATCAGCATAAGGTGGCCACAGAGGAGTTATGGAGGCCCCTGTAAGTTGTGAGGTGGAGGGGCTGGAGTCTCTGCTAGGACGCTCGAGTCTCTGCTCAAAGGTGTTTGGAGACAGGCACAGGGAGAGCCTTGTGTCCATCGTGGCACACAATGGGTGCTAGAGTCCTGGGCATGCACACAGAAGGGGGTGGAAGTCCCTTCTTGGCATGCAAAAAAAGGGGTTTCACGTGCCTCGAGGTGTTTGATGTGATGGGAAATATCCCTGGTTTAGGTGAGGGGATGTCTGAGGCTGAGGTGGTGCTAAACAGGGGGAAATCATTATGGGCAGCAGGATTCTGCCAAGACAGCGCCATAAGGTTGTGCCAGGGTGATCGGGCTGCTCTAAGCTGGTCTGCTCACTGGGCAGGGTAATGGCCATGCCCAAGCCTGAGTGACACTCTTGTGGTCAGCATCTTTAGTGAGCAGGCAGCCCCTGACTTCAGGAAATATTTGAAGAAGCTTCTGCCAGGGTGCCAGGGACCAGTAGAGATGTGGGGCAGTTGTTCTCAGCACAGCCCGTACTGATTGACACAAAGGGAAGAGTGCCGCCCGCCGTGAGACAGGACTCCACTGGCCTGGAAACCAAGAAAATGTCCTTGGCGCATGTCTTCCCCAAAGCATTCTAAGATCCTCTACCATATAGCCCCCGGCCCTCAGTATCAAACTTCATTTGAAAGGGTATAAAATTTGTACAGTTTGGAGATGATTCCTTGATTAGCGAGTCGAGATAAGAAGGTTCTTGCCCATCCTGTGGTGATGATGTGCAGCACTCAGGCACACAAGCACACCAAGCTGCAGTTTCAGTCTGTGCAGCTGGCTCTCTGATTGCCCCTTCTCTCCACTTGCCAGGCTTGTACAGccctgtctcggtttgaaagacaggtgtctgctaaggaaggcagaagcctcccttgaagtggcagatataacccctttcccctgagttattataattctgaaatcaagggtctttaggcaaagatgtgggaaataggaataacagttctttactatatatatatatatcagtcaagcaaaacaacaacaactctggcagtaacagcaaacacaaacccagtcccagccttctcggctgtcaggctatttcccctcgggtgcagttccgctcgcagccggcaggggcgctggcggctcccggtgagcagggcaggtgcgatggttcccccgcagctgcagggggcgctccggagcgagctcggggagcacgcggctgctctggtgccctgggatcccggggaagggtggaacaaaggcttcacaaaccgctgggcagccgatccaggactcccggaacagcaggctggaatggcaggccggaacggcaggcacaaacacgaatcccgggtggcagacgagatgtatccgaaaggggaaccccccggggctccaggcaggcagggtgagcacggctacaacgcagcgaaggctcgaagcagcagcggggcagggtggccacagcccagcctccagcagggcagggaaagcagctttgggatcctggcgttgtttccagcagagagaaagacgccgaaaacgggaaccagcagctcctttctctgcagcctctctctccagacgctgagagcgaactgccccacacccaggtgaaaacaaagaaGTCACCAggcccatcccacccccaatGATagctgttttgtctttcttaagtattgCCATTTcccccctagcaacatgcatatgg
This Aphelocoma coerulescens isolate FSJ_1873_10779 chromosome 3, UR_Acoe_1.0, whole genome shotgun sequence DNA region includes the following protein-coding sequences:
- the LOC138107185 gene encoding acrosin-like; the protein is MNWLGLLVLLTAAGLAHGTWDNCGWTCGLRSMVSDSANRSHGLSMTRVVGGTDAKPGAWPWIVSIQLPRVAGTKHLCGGSLIRAKWVLTAAHCFDFVFNVSTLYVVLGATQLTQPGPGAEVRRIKKLLRHDQYKRHDMSNDIALLELNKPVLCSSYIQLACVADAILGVSVSHAHNCWIAGWGATSANDQKSSDQLQEAKVQLINTKLCNSSRWYAGDVHPYNLCAGYPQGTIDTCQGDSGGPLMCQDNNADYWWVIGVTSWGKSCGRARRPGIYTSTQYFYNWILVHIGTMNVEKAS